The genomic interval AAAATCAAGCAAGAATGCTTTAGTGTGTCATATCCATAATAGTATAGTAATGAAGACATGACAATATTGTAATTACTACATATTTTGACTCATAATTATCACATTGACAGAGTGAAAATGGAACCATGTGACACTCTTTCATGATCAAACGGACATATGCACACGAAATCTTACATTGTAATACATTTTCAGTATTTGAGATTGGCGGTGATCCTAAGCAGTGATTCTGCACCATCTGTGACATGTTGACCAGCTGGTATCAATGGTCGCACCTCAGCCAGCCCACAAGCATGCTTGAACTTTCCTGTACCACCAGTCACTGACAAATGTGACATGGTACTTCCAATCTTGTACACACCATAGAAGTTGAGGCTATCACCATATTCTCCTTCTTCAATCATAGCTGTAAATGCCATCATCTGTGTCGACCCATCTGCTGAGCTTGCCACATAAACTCCTTGAGCTTTCCCCAGAGCCTGTGACCTCAACTCAGGGCTAGCCGTTAGTATGTCATCAATGACAGTGATTGTTCCAAAACCTAGTCCCAATCCATCAGGTCCTAGTTGAGTCTGAGTGTTACCATTTAGGTTCTGCTGATTTCCTTCTCCTGCAAAAGTTGTACCGGCTAAGCCAGTTCCCAATGGGACTCCATTCAGACCATTAACTATTGGAATGGCACCATCggcattagggatggcaactCCATCTTGGGGGGGAAGGAACCCAATCGGCCTAGCAAAGGGCACTTGACCGCTGTAGATGTTTCCTAGCAAGCCAGTGATTGGTCTTGCCGTGGGGTTACTGCCCCCAAGTATGTCATGCatataaaattcaagaatGGGATGTTCTCCAGCAGCCGGGGCAGGGTCAACTGCAGCCACAAATATGGTCATCTGTGAAGTTAGAATTAGCATTGTGAACAGGGATGATCGCTTGGAGTTGAACATCATGTAATGTGCGTATCTGAGGTATCCAAGAcgagagagaaatgaaagatGAAGGTTTTTTGGATGAGTATGCATGTAGGAGGCTGATTTTGGTCATTTTTATATAGAGGCAATGAGCAAATTGAGGTGGGGTTGGTGTTAATTCTGAATATCGAGGAGTGGTTGGAACTGGAGCTGTTTAGCTGAAGCATACTGGTATTTGGTAACATACAAGCCTTCGGATTGAGTGGTTGCAGCAAGGGAGAGAGCTTTTTGAAGCAGTTAAGATATTATTCTAAGACAAAATCTGATGTTACAAAAATGGGCTTTCTGAGATGCAACAATCAACAGCAAGATTTATGTAAAAATGGTTCTATATCAGTAAGTATAAACACTTTTATGCATTTTCTTTCCTTCCACTTGTGTTCTCtgtttttcatatttcaaaaGTGAACAACACGGACTCCCACATGAGAGTGGtgaatagaagaaaaaaaggaacaaaagttGAAGAATGCAAAGTTATAAATTGCAAGTAATTCTCGGTGcccacaaaaaataattgatctTAATCGACCTCGGTCAAGACACTATTATAAGctttaattaatgttcaaCAGCAACCATAACAAGGATAGCCAGTAGCCAGAgctcttcaaatttttaaccGAACATGAAGTTCTGTACAACGAATTTAAAACATAGTTACAACCGTAACTCTCTACTGGTTGGTTCAGAAAGTGCCACGTCATCACTCCACCTTCGGCCTTTTCTATCTACACTATGACTAATACAACAACAAAAGCAACTGCTTGCTACATGCTTAGAGGAGCAAAAGTGGGTGTGTCAATGGAGGCAATACACGTCCATTGTCACCGTTATTGTTTCCTcagaaaaattttatcaacttgCAATCATAGTAAGGCCTTCAATAAACAAACAACACACTGCCGTCAGAAGAAATTGAGCAGGAGGAAGCCAATTTTGTTAAGCACAAGCATTGACAGGGGATATTTAACAAGAACAGCAGCCGGTGGAGTTCCACCTCCACCATTAGATTTGACAGAAGACAATGTTAGGCAGGTCATAGCCGATGCTCGTGGCGAGGTTAGTAGCTTCcacgccccccccccccccccaccccaaaACCTAGATTTATTATCTCAATTTTGTTCATTGATAATCTTGTTACTATGATCATTCAATCTTGTGTCCCTTTTCTGCAGCTTGCCCAGTTGTTTGACACTTCAGTTGGCATAACAGGTGACAACTTTTAAGCTAAGTGTTGAaatcttcattatttttttgtcactttttttctttttggttaaaaaatgaaataaattataggaGTGGCTGAGCTAGCTGAATTGGATGGACCCTTTGTGAAGATTAGACTGAGGGGTCGGTTTTGGCACAAACGTTCAACTGTTATTGCAAGACTCGCCAATTACTTGAAGCAGAGGATCCCAGTAAGTCCACTACCTTGTCGAACATGATCCAGTGCGTGCTGTCGTGCGCGAGCGTGAGCTTGACGGTGCGCAACTGCATGCACTAATCAGGACCCTTTATCATGTTTGTCATGTGATAGCTTAGCTTcagaaaatgattaaatctGTTGCTCTGATACTGATAGCAAGCCATGCTTGGATTTGTTTGCAGGAAATTTTGGAAGTAGATATTGAAGATGAGAAACAGTTGGATGATAGCCCTGAAAACTTTTGAGACAATCGGTAGCCGttaccattttctttgaaatgtcaatgttaataattttctttgctaCTGGTCTGTTTGTGCACCTGCAAAATCTGGATTTGAACCCCATAGAATTGCAGAAAAACAAGGCTTTTTCACAAGTTTTTCATTATCCATCAAACCTTTGttcaaaaccaaaacaatgaaaatttaaataaaaaaaaaagaactgtATAGCCTTCTGCCACTTTTTGATTTGGGTAAAGAGGTAAGCACCTGATACAAACTAACCGTTTAATCATACATGATATACATCAACGTTCTACAAAATTCCTTGATCACGCACTACAAATATTACATCTTACAGCTGAATATAGCAAGGATCATGGATACAAAATTTCATTGGCAGGGGAAGCCTTCGGTTTCTGTGTTGCTTTACGACAATCTCAACTTGAATGCACAAAAATTCGATGTTGTTAGAATACGCAGCTGAGATTTACTTCTCAAGCTGTTTTAAGGGGCGAAAGAAAGCTCAAAGCTGGTTGATTTCCTtcatttattccttttttttcacttttcttttctgtaaGTTGGGATGACGAGATCAATATCATTCAAGTATACATTGCTGAGACCGGAAGTTACCACCTGAAAACATTTCAATGAGACGATTTTCAAGCCGTCTTGACCCTGGACCAGGCCTCAAAATATCAGCATCACCCCAAACAGAACACGTGTTATTCCCAGGCTCGCCTAAGCACCATCCACCAGGTACAACATTGCCAGGGCTGCGATTCAAAATTTCTCTGTCAATGCGATCAAGCACAGGATCATCAAACTGGAATTGTGAAGCAAAGATTGCTCCGCTTTGAATCATATCATCAAACTCAGTGGAATTAAGTGTGCAGTTCTGTTTGGATGGCTTGTCACAGGCTACATATAGCAAGCTATCGTTTATGACAGTCTTGTTGAATTGGTGAGAATTACATAGAATGGTAGGAAAGTAATTGGGAAAGGAAGAAGgagtgtttgataaatacaTCAGCAGAGTCCTTGGAAGGTTATCTGTACCCAAAATGCAGAACTCAACAAAATTACGACTTAAAATGACAACAGCTGAACctgcaaataataaaaaaaggacCTGAACTGTCAGTTCAACATATCTAGTTGTCCCAGAAGCAGAAGGTAATATCAAGAGTGGCACTTGATGGACCTTCGGCCCAAAGCTGAGCAAAAATTTTACACATTTGCCAAGGCACAGAAACTGCAAATTACGCAGGAAGGAAAACTTAAACAAGCCTCATGCAGTGCTAATTTGTATAGAGCAACCAATGCATCCATGTTCTCAAGCCTGACAGAGACCAGATACAGTGCTCGCttaaccaaaaagaaaatgaatgaagGAACATAATGGTTAGTGGGCCAAAAAAGGCTGCATCCTTAAAGTTTCAGAAACAGAAAGGGAAGAATCTGCAATTTTCAGGAATCTCAACTGAACTGAACTATCTGCGGCTCTGCGCGGGGATCTAAAAGTTTGATTATCATCATATAGAAACATTTTAGCCAACAGATCTCACTCGAATCGTGGATCCCTTGATGGGTTGACTTTAGGCATGGTTTGAGAGTCTGGTAAGTGCTAGCCATCTAAACCTCACACTTAAGCATCCTGGCTACCACATGGTGCGCTGTAAAGTCATGAAATCCTAGactcttgatattttaatactaacaaaaataattatcatcaATATCTTCAAGTTGTGAAGTAATGAACAGTCCAAACTTTATTAATACTTTCATTCCAAATCACCACAGAATTTCACTATTAGAAATTGAAGTACAAACTAAAGattcttaattttgtaaactttTGACCTGGCTTTACACCTTTTAGCACAATCTAACCCaacattttttcaattattggcAATTAATCAGTCCAGCTGGGCTTTTTGGCTGAATCTCTACTCCTGTAGCTACTAACGTCCTCAAAGTCTTCTAACCCAGTTGAAATTACCCTTTCATCCCATTTCCTTACAGTACGCTACTGCCCCCCAAAAATGTTGTTTCTATTTAGGATACAACACTACAATCAATGCACAGAGTCTAAAGATGAATTTCAAATGGTTCACGTTCATACATTTAGACCCTCTATCAAGAGATTCTAGATACATCAAGCATGATTCTAAAACTTGGAAACCATAAAGCTGTTCCTCACTTGGTCAAGTCTGTTCTAGCTGCACCAAGAAATCTCAACTCTTGTAATCCATCTTACTATATCTACATTTCATCCTACAGAATTTTGTGGATagaattgtaaaacaaatattatggCTGAGACTTATAAAAGAGtagaaaacaaattatagGTGCACCAAACATGCTCCATGTCTCCACCCTAGGGTTATGCAAAATTCTTGTTAGCATATATAAATTCTAACTAGAAGGTTCTCATGTTCTCAGAAATCTTTAAGAATACCTCATTGGTCtctggaaaaattaaaattataaaaaggaaTCCAGAATTTACATCACATAAGAAAGTTTACCTTCTACCATACAAGTTTTGTCACTAATGCAGAATCCAAGAACATGATATTTCGATATTGAACCATTAAAacgaaaaaatgaaaatgtgagAAAAACCAATCAAATAGAGGCCtaaaaagaaccaaaaaaaggaaaacaaacaCACCCACATACCTGAAAACAATCTGAAAGCATTGGGCAATTGTCGCTTTTGAGAAACATAAAACATTGGGTTTTGCTCTGAAAGATAAAGTCCTGGATCAACAATTATCCTCTTCATTCTACTCGAACTACAAAAAAACCAAACCAGATTCATATCATTAACCTtcatttactaaaaaaaaaagcatcaTTGTGAGCGGctgacaagaaaaataattaaaaaaataaagcagaaatacaaatatgaaacgtgaataaatcaaatcataCTCTCTCCAGTCAAGGTAGCTTGTGTGGTTCACAAAGTTAAGTTCTTTCGGCATATACGATAGAATGTGAAGAAGATCtgcaaacatttttattaaaatattaaaatatagattcaaattacaatttctcCAAATCTATAAAAATAACCCAGATgataaaagcaattaaaaaccccctaaaagagtaaaattttaactaatttgCAACAATGCCATCGAATTTgctcaaaagaaattaaaaaaataaaattataccaTCTTGCTTAATAAGGGGATAATCAGCGGCATTCAAGTTGATGAACCAATCCCAGTTCTTCGACAACTTCAACAGGATCGACGCGCCATGAAGCGTCGACGAAATCGAAGTCGAGCCGGCCGGGTAACTAAAATCAGCTTTCCCAATTACGTCGACGTTTTGGGCAGCCCTAAAAACGGGCACCGATTCGATCGTGACAGCCAAACTGTCGCGCTCAGCTTGCGGGGCTGACCGGTCCAAATGGAGCAGGTACTGGTTCTTCGGGTGATAAACAGCGTGCAACAACCGGACGATGCGGGCCGCGTCGCCGGCCGAACCGGAGATGAGGTAAGCGAGAGAGGGAGGGGCCGGGTGGGAGGGGATCTTGGAGGGGAATGCGGGGCGGGTTGGGAAGAGGAAGGGGTCGGATTGGGTCTGCGAGTCGATCGAGCGTCGAGAGGAGGATGACGTGGAGTAGAAAGAGACGAGGAAGAGGAGGGAGAAGAATAAGGTGGTGAGTAGAACGGAGCGCGTGGCTTTGGTTTGGTCCCTTGGGACGGACATTGACGGCGGAGTCGACGGCGGTGCTGACGGACTCGAATGGTGCATTGTTATTAAATTCTCTCTGTTATCGGTGAGTTGTTGGATTTGGATTGGGATTGCGTTGTGCTGGAGAATGTGTGTCGTTTTGATATTGCGCTCTTTTTCtaacatttcattttcctttatttttgggttttaGATTTCGTTGGCAATTGGCAGCTTGGTATCCTCTGTTGGGTGTTTGTCACTTTGCCAATTTCTTATTGTGCTTAAATTAAGGGTAATAATTATTCAAGTCATGTGCCATCTGATGGGAGCACCACCAAGTGGCTATGTATAATCTTGTATGGGAACATTTATTTCCTGCCGTCTTATGAATAAAGTTCCCCTTGAAAATACTTCTATACTCGTATCCTCAACTATGTTGACGACATCAGTTGGAGAGACCTATACAATTTATTTCCTTTGATTTAGagtaaatatcttttaaatattaatgggATCGGATTTTAGAGATAGaaaaattctataatgccGTAATGAAAATTACGGTATCAATATTGTAGTAGATATAAATATCGTATATTATATGTAGAactagtaaatataaaataaaattaataaattcatacaagattattaattatttaaaaaatttacattctTTCTACGGagttttaatgaaaaatattttattcatttacaaaaaaaaaatctttaattaaataaagaaaaaaattactcattaattatacaaaaagttatattaaaaaaaaagtggaatATGTTTTATTGAATCGGTTTAaccataaattatatatttattctagAACATTTGTATactttttcccattttctataataatatatattcattacacaagttaattaagtataattatttatcttaatatgGATCAagtaacaacaaaataaaaaaaaattcttatattactagacacatatatgatatatcaataaaattatatctaattttgagttttatgcATACTTCAtgtagttttaaattttttacttgtactTATAAACAATTTAGGGTTGTTGTTcaaaaaagtgtaaaaatatgtaaattaacCTTATCTTACAATAACTatgaaagatattaaaataattttttttcaaaatccaattttgagaataaatttcATCCTTAATAAAACATCACACGTATTACATAAACGCAAAACTACCATTATtcaatctaaataaaaaaatcaataaatatataaggtaATAAACATTATagtgagtttttatttttacaattgtgaattttttttgtgcagtaactcttatattaatttacttattttacctttattcataagttttatgcataatctacaaaatttatgttttaatttgcacttaatgttgatttactcattttatattatatttgtaagttttcattttatttaccaTAAATACAtcattttattagttttatagtaatttattgttttaccttccttttacaagttttatgttatattttcaaatgttttattttacagttattgttgatttaatagttttattttatatttgtaagttttttattttgtttactatTAGTACATTagtttactagttttatattaatttacttgttttacattccattttacaagtcttatatttcattttcaaaatttatatttttattttgcgattaatgttgatttactagtTTACGTTATTttcatagattttttatttatttaccaattttattgtaatttacttgttttgcttttactttgcaagtattttgtttcatttccaaaatttatcttttattatatagttaatatttattagttttaagttatatttgcAAGTTTTTGTTCTCATTACTAgtaatacatcaatttactaattttatattaatttaattattttatcttccatttacaaatcttatatttaatttctaaaatttatattttattttgcacttaatatttatttatgagttttatgttatatttgcaagatattgtttcatttactaataatacatcaatttactagttttatattaatttattttgtttaccttctatttataactcttatgtttaatttctagaatttatgttttattttacaattaatgttgatttacaagttttatgttaaatttacaagttttatacttcacttacataatttatatttaattacgGTATTAATGTTGTAACTTTAATCACAACATCATAGAATGACCCACAAGTTTCTTAgttgtattttaaaatgtatgtaTTTGTaagtttcaatttaaattttaatgtacatATATGATTGTgacaatttaaaagaaaaatgataataatttaaaaaaatagttgaacTTGGCctttggaaaacaaattaagaaacaaataaGAGTGGAGCTTTTAACACacctataaaatttttataacaaactttttttaaaattttatttcctaaaattCCCTgcgttttatttataaaataaaaatccata from Citrus sinensis cultivar Valencia sweet orange chromosome 9, DVS_A1.0, whole genome shotgun sequence carries:
- the LOC102618883 gene encoding uncharacterized protein LOC102618883 isoform X2, with amino-acid sequence MTNTTTKATACYMLRGAKVGVSMEAIHVHCHRYCFLRKILSTCNHSKAFNKQTTHCRQKKLSRRKPILLSTSIDRGYLTRTAAGGVPPPPLDLTEDNVRQVIADARGELAQLFDTSVGITGVAELAELDGPFVKIRLRGRFWHKRSTVIARLANYLKQRIPVSPLPCRT
- the LOC102619366 gene encoding beta-glucuronosyltransferase GlcAT14A, with the protein product MLEKERNIKTTHILQHNAIPIQIQQLTDNRENLITMHHSSPSAPPSTPPSMSVPRDQTKATRSVLLTTLFFSLLFLVSFYSTSSSSRRSIDSQTQSDPFLFPTRPAFPSKIPSHPAPPSLAYLISGSAGDAARIVRLLHAVYHPKNQYLLHLDRSAPQAERDSLAVTIESVPVFRAAQNVDVIGKADFSYPAGSTSISSTLHGASILLKLSKNWDWFINLNAADYPLIKQDDLLHILSYMPKELNFVNHTSYLDWRDSSRMKRIIVDPGLYLSEQNPMFYVSQKRQLPNAFRLFSGSAVVILSRNFVEFCILGTDNLPRTLLMYLSNTPSSFPNYFPTILCNSHQFNKTVINDSLLYVACDKPSKQNCTLNSTEFDDMIQSGAIFASQFQFDDPVLDRIDREILNRSPGNVVPGGWCLGEPGNNTCSVWGDADILRPGPGSRRLENRLIEMFSGGNFRSQQCILE
- the LOC102618112 gene encoding dirigent protein 16 is translated as MHTHPKNLHLSFLSRLGYLRYAHYMMFNSKRSSLFTMLILTSQMTIFVAAVDPAPAAGEHPILEFYMHDILGGSNPTARPITGLLGNIYSGQVPFARPIGFLPPQDGVAIPNADGAIPIVNGLNGVPLGTGLAGTTFAGEGNQQNLNGNTQTQLGPDGLGLGFGTITVIDDILTASPELRSQALGKAQGVYVASSADGSTQMMAFTAMIEEGEYGDSLNFYGVYKIGSTMSHLSVTGGTGKFKHACGLAEVRPLIPAGQHVTDGAESLLRITANLKY
- the LOC102618883 gene encoding uncharacterized protein LOC102618883 isoform X1, with amino-acid sequence MTNTTTKATACYMLRGAKVGVSMEAIHVHCHRYCFLRKILSTCNHSKAFNKQTTHCRQKKLSRRKPILLSTSIDRGYLTRTAAGGVPPPPLDLTEDNVRQVIADARGELAQLFDTSVGITGVAELAELDGPFVKIRLRGRFWHKRSTVIARLANYLKQRIPEILEVDIEDEKQLDDSPENF